Proteins found in one Syngnathus acus chromosome 9, fSynAcu1.2, whole genome shotgun sequence genomic segment:
- the rab11fip1a gene encoding rab11 family-interacting protein 1 isoform X2 — protein MSLVDQSQQAFPTSVQVTVHQARHLRPKGKNGTNDAYAIIQVAKDKFSTAVVEKSMAPMWKEEASFSLPLFHPGNVDRCTLYIVVMHRVQAGLDKFLGQAVVNLLELHENKARQKPDWFPLVDNKGKSDKLRGDVLLGITFMRNNMSASMVDLSVKDKHRSRISKLKDKVRLKKKDSFSDSGSAMSQVLTDSEGDRDSLASNQTAGEKKKSKFKNIFAPKSNLQRNTSQSMSTLGSLPGRSSSLSGSRSSGINVETPEVKKKFKFLGHKRSGSSDSKGSLGPLSFLSRSKHSHSEVNNPGINSTQVYAGEPQVRSGSTVSLSSSGQGSMENVHQHNASVMPDKHVPFFRSESRDRLMMEERRRQEEEERSQIDAMRLQEEEERQRRWLEEENQRKVDEYERNRRFLEEEERREKQREEEEERRRLQEIENEERLRIEELKIKEEQKSHEEASMSERLSSLFGLARKKEDKKEETPQHSEEEVTAQALHYDTRDQQVFEATNSFENISLNSTTQFNSNESPSDEQKSSLNPQSSSAMHFLNRTTRVSTVKPRLSHSLESESSEHLPLEYSESQTPSVPADQQWTSPGASESPLSSVPYEFPDTFSNLHSSLAPLRFRESPSGSLRKNPLDSTSSYRGLTGSLYRDPPGSSSRSPSGSPSRSPPGSPSKSPLGSPSRSPLGSPSRSPPGSPSRRPFGYLSRIPSGSPSRGPPGSPSRSPLGSPSRSPLGSPSRSPLGSPSRSPLGSSSRSPPGSPSRRSLGFPSSSPPGSPGRSPPGSPNRSPPGSPSRRRLGYPSRSPPGSPSRSPPGSPLESSAGSLSYSVDDVPSSPTMADKTGRAPLPPLYPIYEAQTGGTQEVQISSHTNGSQQEKTLSIPLPDYETLYPQKRHGVKGHTRWDHIIAEVNQRRIDSTPELIGPEMSVDGPEDPEKAGSSFPGNSTSLGHLQTHHQERKHRSSKDVAPPPPPKPAVDQTKPPESSDIQVPTARPRQRPDMKEPAEQQHSVDITDRQMSSHDLKTPEKPPRTSDSLHTRVAQREQNPENFGMTAEDLDQIFSEGKTGDPFASLNGYEKNNREDADSQSSLGFQRQNSSRRISSPPSRSNSLKASKFQQEPSDEEEINKIQLSTRDVVIESITQRHPADGKAQVHFLNGEDPVGSDPFSEPLPVVMEEPSSEAQVLSVRKKPKKALMPPTESLIVSPQISNGDNLASTLSRPHPVKPMHALESLNPTSTYSLKDLHPQSGTPKKVAGMFDSGPFTQLTHEELITLVVRQQADLSKKDSKISELEEYIDNLLVRVIEEKPTILHAVKTNPA, from the exons ATGTCTCTGGTTGATCAAAGCCAGCAGGCGTTCCCCACCAGTGTGCAGGTAACGGTGCACCAGGCTCGGCACCTTCGCCCCAAGGGGAAGAATGGCACCAACGACGCCTATGCCATCATCCAGGTGGCCAAAGACAAATTTTCCACCGCGGTTGTGGAGAAGAGTATGGCCCCGATGTGGAAAGAGGAGGCTTCATTCAGCCTTCCGCTCTTCCACCCGGGCAACGTCGATCGCTGCACTCTGTACATCGTCGTCATGCACCGTGTCCAGGCCGGGCTCGACAAGTTCCTGGGCCAAGCCGTGGTCAACTTACTGGAGCTGCACGAAAACAAGGCTCGCCAAAAGCCAGA TTGGTTTCCATTGGTGGACAATAAGGGAAAATCGGACAAGCTGCGAGGTGATGTACTGCTTGGCATCACCTTCATGAGGAACAACATGTCAGCTAGCATGGTGGACCTTTCTGTGAAGGACAAGCATCGTTCCCGCATCTCCAAGTTGAAAGACAAAGTCcgcttgaagaaaaaagacagCTTCTCTGACTCCGGCTCGGCTATGAGCCAAGTCCTGACTGACAGCGAGGGAGACCGCGATTCACTCGCCTCCAATCAAACTgcaggggagaaaaaaaagtccaaatttaaaaacatctttGCACCAAAATCCAACTTGCAGCGTAACACCTCACAGTCCATGTCGACCCTCGGCAGTCTTCCTGGGAGGAGCTCATCCCTTAGCGGCAGCCGCTCATCTGGCATCAATGTCGAAACCCCTGAAG TCAAGAAGAAATTCAAATTTCTTGGACACAAGCGGAGTGGAAGCTCTGACAGCAAGGGGTCTCTAGGTCCATTGTCCTTCCTCAGCCGCTCCAAGCACAGCCACAGTGAAGTAAACAACCCCGGCATTAACAGCACCCAGGTGTATGCAGGAGAGCCACAGGTCAGGAGCGGCTCGACTGTCAGTCTTAGCAGCTCCGGCCAAGGTTCCATGGAAAATGTACATCAACATAACGCCAGTGTCATGCCAGACAAGCACGTGCCTTTTTTTAGGTCCGAGAGTCGAGATAGGCTTATGATGGAAGAACGGCGGCgtcaagaggaagaggaaagaaGCCAGATTGATGCCATGCGATtgcaggaggaagaggagagacAAAGGAGATGGCTGGAGGAAGAAAATCAGAGAAAGGTAGACGAATATGAGAGAAACAGGCGCTTTCTTGAGGAGGAAGAGCGGAGGGAAAAACagagggaggaagaagaagaacgcAGAAGGCTGCAGGAAATCGAGAATGAGGAGCGCCTCAGAATAGAGgagctaaaaataaaagaagagcagAAAAGTCACGAGGAGGCTTCCATGAGCGAAAGGCTCTCATCCCTGTTTGGACTCGCAAGAAAGAAGGAGGACAAAAAGGAGGAGACACCACAGCACTCTGAAGAAGAAGTGACCGCACAAGCGCTTCACTATGACACAAGAGATCAGCAAGTCTTCGAGGCCACAAACTCATTTGAGAATATTTCACTCAACTCTACAACTCAATTTAACAGCAATGAAAGTCCATCTGATGAGCAGAAATCCAGCCTTAACCCACAAAGCTCGTCTGCCATGCACTTCCTAAATCGTACCACCAGAGTGTCCACAGTTAAACCAAG ATTGAGCCATTCTCTGGAATCTGAATCTTCTGAACACCTGCCATTGGAATATTCTGAGTCTCAAACCCCCAGTGTTCCTGCAGACCAGCAGTGGACTTCCCCAGGTGCCTCTGAATCCCCCCTCTCTAGTGTACCATATGAGTTCCCCGATACTTTCTCCAACCTTCATTCATCCTTGGCTCCCCTGAGATTCAGGGAAAGTCCGTCTGGTTCCCTGCGGAAAAATCCGCTGGATTCAACTTCCTCGTACAGAGGTCTGACTGGTTCCTTGTATAGAGATCCACCTGGTTCCTCGTCTCGAAGTCCGTCTGGTTCCCCCAGTAGAAGCCCGCCAGGTTCCCCCAGTAAAAGCCCGCTTGGCTCCCCCAGTAGAAGCCCGCTTGGTTCCCCCAGTAGAAGCCCGCCTGGTTCCCCCAGTAGAAGGCCGTTTGGATACCTAAGTAGAATCCCGTCTGGTTCACCCAGCAGAGGGCCACCTGGTTCCCCCAGTAGAAGCCCGCTCGGTTCCCCCAGTAGAAGCCCGCTCGGTTCCCCCAGTAGAAGCCCGCTCGGTTCCCCCAGTAGAAGCCCGCTCGGTTCCTCCAGTAGAAG CCCGCCTGGTTCCCCCAGTAGAAGGTCACTTGGTTTCCCCAGTAGCAGTCCGCCAGGTTCCCCGGGTAGAAGCCCGCCAGGTTCCCCAAATAGGAGCCCGCCTGGTTCCCCCAGTAGACGGCGGCTAGGTTATCCCAGTAGAAGCCCGCCAGGTTCCCCCAGCAGAAGCCCACCTGGTTCCCCTTTGGAAAGTTCAGCTGGTTCCCTTTCTTACAGTGTAGACGACGTGCCATCATCACCCACAATGGCTGATAAGACAGGAAGAGCCCCCTTGCCACCCTTGTATCCAATATATGAAGCCCAGACTGGTGGAACTCAAGAGGTGCAGATCTCCAGTCACACAAATGGATCTCAGCAAGAAAAAACACTATCCATCCCACTTCCTGATTATGAAACGTTGTATCCTCAGAAGAGGCATGGAGTGAAGGGGCACACTCGATGGGATCATATCATTGCTGAAGTCAATCAAAGACGTATAGACAGTACACCAGAACTGATAGGTCCAGAAATGAGTGTGGATGGCCCCGAAGACCCAGAGAAGGCTGGATCTTCATTTCCAGGGAACAGTACTTCTCTTGGGCATTTACAAACACATCACCAGGAACGAAAACATCGGTCATCAAAAGACGtagctccacctcctccaccCAAGCCAGCTGTTGACCAAACAAAACCCCCAGAGAGCTCTGACATACAAGTTCCCACTGCTAGACCAAGGCAAAGGCCCGACATGAAAGAGCCAGCAGAACAACAACATTCAGTAGATATTACTGATAGGCAAATGAGCAGCCACGACCTCAAAACACCAGAAAAACCACCCAGAACATCGGACAGCCTTCATACCAGGGTAGCACAGAGGGAACAAAACCCCGAAAACTTTGGAATGACAGCAGAAGATCTTGATCAAATTTTCAGTGAGGGGAAAACAGGGGACCCCTTCGCAAGTTTGAATGGCTATGAGAAAAACAATAGGGAAGATGCGGACAGTCAAAGCAGCCTTGGTTTCCAAAGACAAAATTCATCGAGACGAATATCATCGCCTCCTTCGAGAAGTAACTCTCTGAAGGcttctaaatttcagcaagAACCTTCGGACGAAGAAGAAATTAACAAAATTCAACTTTCAACACGAGACGTTGTCATTGAATCCATCACACAAAGGCATCCAGCTGATGGGAAGGCACAAGTGCATTTTCTCAATGGCGAGGATCCAGTTGGCAGTGATCCTTTTTCAGAGCCCCTACCTGTTGTCATGGAGGAACCGTCCTCAGAAGCTCAAGTGTTGTCTGTGAGAAAGAAGCCAAAGAAAGCATTGATGCCACCCACTGAATCTCTGATTGTCAGTCCTCAGATTAGCAATGGAGACAACCTTGCCTCCACGCTATCCAG GCCTCATCCAGTGAAGCCTATGCACGCTCTTGAGAGTCTGAATCCCACCAGCACTTACTCACTGAAGGACTTGCATCCTCAAAGTGGCACCCCTAAAAAG GTGGCGGGCATGTTTGACAGCGGACCATTCACTCAGCTGACCCATGAAGAGTTGATCACCCTGGTGGTGAGGCAACAAGCCGATCTGTCCAAGAAAGATTCCAAAATCAGCGAGCTGGAAGAATACATAGACAACCTGCTGGTGCGTGTCATTGAGGAGAAGCCGACCATCTTGCACGCCGTGAAGACCAACCCAGCATGA